The Enterobacter asburiae genome window below encodes:
- the nqrF gene encoding NADH:ubiquinone reductase (Na(+)-transporting) subunit F gives MEIILGVVMFTLIVLVLSGLILAARAKLVNSGDVVIDINDEPQNQIRTPAGDKLLNTLSGNGIFVSSACGGGGSCGQCRVTVKEGGGDILPTELAHISKREAKEGCRLACQVAVRQNMKIELPEEIFGVKKWECEVISNDNKATFIKELKLRVPEGEHVPFRAGGYIQIECPEHAVAYADFDVPHEYRADWDKFNLFRFVSEVKEPTLRAYSMANYPEEKGIIMLNVRIATPPPNVPDAPPGVMSSYIWSLKPGDKVTISGPFGEFFAKDTDAEMVFIGGGAGMAPMRSHIFDQLKRLGSQRKISFWYGARSLREMFYEDEFEQLARENPNFTFHVALSDPQPEDNWTGYTGFIHNVLYENYLKQHPAPEDCEFYMCGPPMMNAAVIKMLKDLGVEDENILLDDFGG, from the coding sequence ATGGAAATTATCCTTGGCGTGGTGATGTTCACGCTGATTGTACTGGTGCTGTCAGGGCTTATTCTGGCGGCGCGCGCGAAGCTGGTAAATTCCGGCGACGTGGTCATTGATATTAACGACGAGCCGCAGAATCAGATCCGCACGCCGGCGGGAGACAAGCTGCTCAACACGCTCTCCGGTAACGGCATTTTTGTCTCCTCAGCCTGCGGCGGCGGCGGTTCCTGCGGGCAGTGCCGGGTGACGGTAAAAGAGGGCGGTGGCGATATTCTTCCAACCGAGCTGGCGCATATCTCAAAGCGTGAGGCAAAAGAGGGCTGTCGTCTGGCCTGCCAGGTCGCGGTGCGTCAGAACATGAAGATTGAGCTGCCGGAAGAGATCTTCGGCGTCAAAAAGTGGGAGTGCGAGGTTATCTCTAATGATAACAAAGCCACCTTTATTAAAGAGCTGAAGCTGCGGGTGCCGGAAGGCGAGCATGTCCCGTTCCGCGCCGGAGGATACATTCAGATTGAATGCCCTGAGCACGCTGTGGCCTATGCGGACTTTGACGTGCCGCATGAGTACCGCGCCGACTGGGACAAATTCAATCTCTTCCGCTTTGTATCTGAGGTGAAAGAGCCGACGCTGCGCGCCTACTCGATGGCCAACTACCCGGAAGAGAAGGGCATCATCATGCTCAACGTGCGTATCGCCACGCCGCCACCGAATGTGCCGGACGCGCCGCCGGGCGTCATGTCGTCATACATCTGGTCCCTGAAGCCTGGCGATAAGGTGACGATCTCCGGCCCGTTCGGGGAGTTCTTCGCGAAAGATACCGATGCGGAAATGGTCTTTATCGGCGGCGGTGCCGGTATGGCCCCGATGCGCTCGCACATCTTTGACCAGCTCAAGCGGCTGGGTAGCCAGCGTAAAATCAGCTTCTGGTACGGGGCGCGCTCGCTGCGCGAGATGTTCTATGAAGATGAGTTTGAACAGCTGGCGCGTGAAAACCCGAACTTCACCTTCCATGTGGCGCTTTCCGATCCGCAGCCGGAAGATAACTGGACGGGCTATACGGGGTTCATCCACAACGTGCTGTATGAAAACTACCTCAAACAGCACCCGGCGCCTGAGGACTGCGAGTTCTATATGTGTGGTCCGCCGATGATGAACGCCGCCGTGATTAAGATGCTGAAAGATCTCGGTGTCGAAGATGAGAACATCTTGCTCGATGACTTTGGAGGCTGA
- the nqrE gene encoding NADH:ubiquinone reductase (Na(+)-transporting) subunit E has translation MAHYLSLFVRAVFVENMALAFFLGMCTFLAVSKKVSTAFGLGIAVTVVLGLSVPINNLVYNFVLRDGALVEGVDLSFLNFITFIGVIAALVQILEMILDKYFPSLYNALGIFLPLIAVNCAIFGGVSFMVQRDYNFSESVVYGFGSGIGWMLAIVTMAGIREKMKYANVPAGLRGLGITFITTGLMALGFMSFSGVQL, from the coding sequence ATGGCTCATTACCTGAGTTTGTTTGTGCGGGCGGTGTTTGTTGAAAACATGGCGCTCGCGTTTTTCCTCGGCATGTGTACGTTCCTTGCGGTTTCCAAAAAAGTGTCGACGGCATTTGGTCTCGGTATCGCGGTCACCGTGGTGCTCGGCTTGTCTGTACCGATCAACAATCTGGTGTACAACTTTGTGCTGCGGGACGGCGCGCTGGTGGAAGGGGTTGATCTCAGCTTCCTGAACTTCATCACCTTTATCGGGGTGATCGCGGCGCTGGTGCAAATCCTCGAGATGATCCTCGATAAGTACTTCCCGTCGCTGTACAACGCGCTGGGGATCTTCCTGCCGCTGATCGCGGTGAACTGCGCCATCTTTGGCGGCGTCTCGTTTATGGTGCAGCGTGATTACAACTTCAGCGAATCCGTAGTGTACGGTTTTGGTTCCGGCATCGGCTGGATGCTGGCGATCGTCACCATGGCGGGGATCCGCGAGAAAATGAAATATGCCAACGTGCCTGCGGGTCTGCGTGGCTTGGGGATCACCTTTATCACCACCGGGCTGATGGCGCTGGGCTTTATGTCCTTCTCCGGTGTGCAGCTATAA
- a CDS encoding NADH:ubiquinone reductase (Na(+)-transporting) subunit B, which yields MGLKHLFEKIEPHFTEGKLKKYYPLYEATTTIFYTPGLVTKGAAHVRDAIDLKRMMILVWFAVFPAMFWGMYNVGLQTIPALHHMYDAQQLAQVIQSDWHYRLAQSLGVSFAADAGWLSMMTLGAVFFLPIYITVFVVGGFWEVLFAIIRKHEINEGFFVTSILFALIVPPTLPLWQAALGISFGVVIAKEIFGGTGRNFLNPALAGRAFLFFAYPAQISGDLVWTAADGFSGATPLSQWAAHGGETLVNNATGQPVTWFDAFIGNIPGSIGEVSTLMILLGGAIILFGRVASWRIVAGVMIGMVLTATLFNVIGSTTNPMFSMPWYWHLVLGGFAFGMMFMATDPVSASFTDKGKWSYGVLIGAMCVLIRVVNTAYPEGMMLAILFANLFAPLFDYLVVRANIKRRKARG from the coding sequence ATGGGCTTAAAACACCTCTTTGAAAAAATTGAGCCGCACTTTACCGAAGGGAAGCTCAAAAAGTACTACCCGTTATATGAAGCAACGACGACCATTTTCTACACGCCGGGCCTGGTGACGAAAGGGGCGGCGCACGTTCGCGATGCTATCGACCTGAAACGCATGATGATCCTTGTGTGGTTTGCAGTCTTCCCCGCGATGTTCTGGGGAATGTACAACGTCGGCCTGCAGACCATTCCGGCGCTGCACCACATGTACGATGCACAGCAGCTGGCGCAGGTGATCCAGTCCGACTGGCACTACCGTCTGGCCCAGTCGTTAGGGGTGAGCTTCGCCGCAGACGCGGGCTGGCTGAGCATGATGACGCTGGGCGCGGTGTTCTTCCTGCCAATTTACATCACGGTATTTGTCGTGGGCGGCTTCTGGGAAGTGCTGTTTGCCATTATCCGTAAACATGAGATCAACGAAGGCTTCTTCGTGACCTCTATTCTGTTTGCCCTGATTGTTCCCCCGACGCTACCGCTCTGGCAGGCGGCGCTTGGCATCAGCTTCGGCGTGGTGATTGCCAAAGAGATCTTCGGCGGCACCGGGCGGAACTTCCTCAACCCGGCGCTGGCGGGACGCGCGTTTCTGTTCTTTGCTTATCCGGCGCAAATCTCGGGCGACCTCGTGTGGACGGCGGCAGACGGTTTTTCCGGCGCGACGCCGCTTTCACAGTGGGCGGCACACGGCGGCGAAACGCTGGTTAACAACGCGACAGGTCAGCCAGTCACCTGGTTTGATGCCTTTATTGGCAACATTCCGGGCTCCATCGGAGAAGTCTCTACGCTGATGATTTTGCTTGGCGGCGCGATCATTCTTTTTGGTCGCGTGGCCTCCTGGCGGATCGTTGCGGGCGTGATGATCGGCATGGTGCTGACCGCCACCCTGTTTAACGTTATCGGTTCGACCACCAATCCGATGTTCTCCATGCCGTGGTACTGGCATCTGGTGCTGGGTGGCTTCGCGTTCGGCATGATGTTCATGGCGACGGATCCCGTCTCTGCCTCGTTTACAGACAAAGGTAAATGGAGCTATGGCGTGCTCATTGGCGCGATGTGTGTCCTGATCCGCGTGGTCAACACGGCGTATCCGGAAGGGATGATGTTGGCCATTCTGTTTGCCAACCTGTTTGCGCCACTCTTCGATTACCTGGTGGTGCGGGCCAACATTAAGCGGAGGAAGGCGCGTGGCTGA
- a CDS encoding NADH:ubiquinone reductase (Na(+)-transporting) subunit D has translation MADTGELKEVKKVLIGPLLANNPITLQVLGVCSALAVTTKLETAVVMTLAVTLVTAFSSMFISMIRHHIPNSVRIIVQMAIIASLVIVVDQLLRAFAYETSKQLSVFVGLIITNCIVMGRAEAYAMKMPPLASFMDGIGNGLGYGVILLTVGFLRELIGSGKLFGITVLDTVQNGGWYLPNGLFLLAPSAFFIIGLLIWLIRTLKPEQQEKE, from the coding sequence ATGGCTGATACCGGTGAACTGAAAGAAGTTAAAAAGGTGCTCATTGGCCCACTGCTCGCCAATAACCCGATCACGCTCCAGGTGCTGGGCGTCTGTTCTGCTCTGGCGGTGACGACCAAGCTGGAAACGGCGGTTGTGATGACGCTGGCGGTAACGCTAGTCACGGCGTTCTCCAGCATGTTTATCTCGATGATCCGCCACCATATCCCCAACAGCGTGAGGATCATCGTGCAGATGGCGATCATCGCCTCGCTGGTGATCGTGGTCGATCAGCTGCTGCGCGCTTTCGCCTATGAAACCTCCAAACAGCTCTCGGTGTTTGTCGGGCTGATTATCACCAACTGTATCGTCATGGGGCGTGCGGAAGCCTACGCCATGAAAATGCCGCCGCTGGCGAGCTTTATGGACGGTATCGGCAACGGCCTGGGCTACGGCGTGATCCTGCTGACCGTGGGGTTCCTGCGTGAGCTGATTGGCAGCGGCAAGCTATTTGGCATCACGGTGCTGGACACGGTGCAGAACGGCGGCTGGTATCTGCCAAACGGCCTGTTCCTGCTGGCCCCTAGCGCGTTTTTCATTATCGGTTTGTTGATCTGGCTGATTCGTACGCTGAAGCCAGAACAGCAGGAAAAGGAGTAA
- a CDS encoding Na(+)-translocating NADH-quinone reductase subunit C, with product MAEVKNNDSISKTLLVVLVLCLVCSIVVAGSAVGLKPLQQEQRALDKQRNILAVAGLMQEGMSADDVSAVFAERISARLVDLKTGELLDKDPAKFNQALALKDPQMSLTLEASQDPAGIKRRSNLAEIYLVRDPQKRIQEVVLPIYGNGLWSMMYAFVALDTDGRTVKGITYYDQGETPGLGGEVENPNWRAQFVGKKVLDDNGLPALKVMKGAARPGDDYAVDGLSGATLTSKGVQHSFDFWMGELGFGPFLKNVREGALNNG from the coding sequence GTGGCTGAAGTTAAAAATAACGACAGCATCAGCAAAACGCTGCTGGTGGTGCTGGTGCTCTGTCTGGTCTGTTCTATTGTCGTGGCCGGTTCTGCCGTGGGGTTAAAACCCCTGCAGCAGGAGCAACGTGCGCTGGATAAACAGCGCAACATTCTGGCCGTCGCCGGGCTGATGCAGGAAGGAATGAGCGCAGACGACGTTTCGGCCGTCTTTGCTGAACGTATTTCGGCGCGTCTGGTGGATTTAAAAACGGGCGAACTGCTGGATAAAGACCCGGCAAAATTCAACCAGGCGCTGGCGCTTAAAGATCCGCAGATGAGCCTGACGCTGGAGGCATCGCAAGATCCCGCCGGGATTAAGCGTCGCAGCAACCTGGCCGAAATCTATCTGGTTCGCGACCCCCAAAAACGTATTCAGGAAGTGGTACTGCCTATTTACGGTAACGGTCTGTGGTCAATGATGTATGCCTTTGTGGCCCTTGATACCGATGGCCGAACGGTCAAAGGCATTACCTATTACGACCAGGGCGAAACGCCGGGGCTGGGTGGCGAAGTTGAAAACCCTAACTGGCGGGCACAGTTTGTCGGCAAGAAAGTGCTCGACGATAACGGCCTGCCTGCGCTGAAGGTGATGAAAGGGGCGGCACGTCCCGGTGACGACTACGCCGTTGACGGGCTTTCCGGCGCTACGCTCACCTCAAAAGGCGTGCAGCACAGTTTTGATTTCTGGATGGGCGAGCTGGGCTTTGGTCCTTTCCTGAAAAACGTACGTGAAGGAGCGCTGAACAATGGCTGA